In Apus apus isolate bApuApu2 chromosome 5, bApuApu2.pri.cur, whole genome shotgun sequence, the following are encoded in one genomic region:
- the KATNBL1 gene encoding KATNB1-like protein 1 gives MASEAHNVRKQKVLHIEGHPIDLPRKRISSSTKKIMKEGKKSPKQLASYTNRITVGKTVTSPLSLFKVVYCKRKIHCYTPKPCYRKKQFPKSRGRDMANKENELACAGNLPAKLHDSRTQLLNSSDSGSSQTEGPSSKYSGFFSEVSQDHETMARVLFSRNLRLNVALTFWRRRSISELVAYLVRIQDLGVVVDCLPVLTNSLQEEKPYVSVGCCVDLLPLVKSLLKSKYEEYVIVGLNWLQAVIKRWWSELSAHKEKAEDGNIHILKQQLSGLWEQENHLTLVPGYTGNIAKDVNAYLLQLH, from the exons ATGGCATCTGAAGCCCACAATGTTAGAAAACAGAAAGTGTTGCATATTGAAGGTCATCCCATTGATCTCCCCAGAAAAAGAATCTCTTCTTCAACTAAAAAGATCATGAAGGAG GGTAAGAAATCTCCAAAACAGCTGGCTTCATACACAAACAG AATAACAGTTGGAAAAACGGTGACCAGTCCCCTCTCCCTTTTCAAAGTAGtatattgcaaaagaaaaattcattGTTACACTCCAAAGCCTTGttacagaaagaaacagttcCCTAAATCTAGGGGCCGTGACAtggcaaataaagaaaatgaactgGCTTGTGCAGGGAATCTGCCAGCAAAACTTCACGACAGTCGTACACAATTACTAAATTCTAGTGACTCTGGCTCATCTCAAACAGAAGGCCCTTCATCCAAGtacagtggatttttttcagag GTTTCTCAGGACCATGAAACTATGGCTCGAGTTCTTTTCAGCAGGAATCTGAGGCTGAATGTAGCTTTAACGTTTTGGAGAAGGCGAAGTATAAGTGAACTGGTAGCCTACTTAGTGAG gaTACAGGATCTTGGCGTAGTAGTAGACTGCCTTCCCGTGCTTACAAACAG tttacaggaagaaaaaccatATGTTTCAGTTGGCTGCTGTGTTGATCTTTTGCCTTTAGTGAAATCACTGCTTAAAAGCAAGTATGAAGA ATATGTGATAGTTGGTTTAAACTGGCTGCAAGCTGTCATTAAAAGATGGTGGTCAGAACTATCTGCACataaagaaaaggcagaggatGG aaatattcatattttaaaacagcaattaAGTGGATTATGGGAACAGGAGAATCATCTTACTCTGGTTCCTGGATATACTGGTAATATAGCTAAG gaTGTAAATGCTTATTTATTACAGCTACACTGA